A single Cottoperca gobio chromosome 7, fCotGob3.1, whole genome shotgun sequence DNA region contains:
- the tmem51a gene encoding transmembrane protein 51a, with amino-acid sequence MRTSVEGLPSTALGSGGTGSSNNNNNNNNNTATTSSSGNSGSQYALCALGVGLVALGIVMIVWSVVPADAAGNNSSSLGEDSGTTGRKHKASSVAFVLVGSGVIMLLLSLCLGMRNKQREQQMLQEARNHGVAAREQEERETAEEQAHRYAVPSYEEVVSSGQYPVSQSNLRPSTSQLPSYDDLVQVDGLQYEFEGSEVTITGSQPAPAPSAAASTSNRRVVKNSRKLLPIKIRRIKSEKLHMKNIDNSQPAAGFSIEPLTPPPQYEDKVPPI; translated from the exons ATGCGTACCAGTGTCGAGGGACTGCCAAGCACTGCCCTTGGCAGCGGAGGCACTGGCAGcagcaataacaacaacaataacaataacaacaccgccaccaccagcagcagtgGGAACTCGGGTTCCCAGTATGCACTATGTGCTCTGGGCGTTGGGCTTGTTGCCCTCGGCATTGTGATGATCGTGTGGAGCGTGGTACCTGCAGACGCGGCAgggaacaacagcagcagtttaGGAGAAGACAGTGGTACGACCGGCAGGAAACATAAAGCGTCTTCCGTGGCCTTTGTCTTGGTGGGGTCTGGGGTCatcatgctgctgctgtccttGTGTCTGGGGATGAGGAACAAACAGCGGGAACAGCAGATGCTCCAGGAGGCCCGGAATCACGGAGTGGCGGCTCGGGagcaggaggaaagagaaac TGCCGAGGAACAAGCCCATCGTTACGCAGTACCCAGCTATGAAGAGGTAGTAAGCAGTGGCCAGTACCCTGTCAGCCAGAGCAACCTTCGCCCAAGCACCTCCCAGCTACCTTCCTACGATGACCTCGTCCAAGTTGATGGGTTGCAGTATGAATTcgaggggtcagaggtcacaatTACTGGATCACAGCCTGCTCCGGCTCCcagtgctgctgcttccacatCAAATCGCAGAGTTGTGAAAAATAGCCGCAAGCTCCTCCCTATCAAGATCCGCAGGATTAAATCGGAGAAGCTGCACATGAAAAACATTGATAACTCTCAGCCAGCAGCTGGATTCAGTATAGAACCACTTACCCCTCCGCCGCAGTATGAGGATAAAGTGCCTCCGATTTAA
- the LOC115010421 gene encoding kazrin-A-like — MDHHWVAKAWLSDMGLPQYSQAFHNHLVDGRLLNSLTRRDLERHLNITKKFHQVSLLLGIELLHLLNFDKEALQARRVQCEHQNVDPLVWTSHRVMKWIKDIDLKEFAESLLSSGVHGAVMVLDPTFNTDAMATALGIPSNKHMVRRHLVEEMKNLIGPARTDAKQDYEHLSLGTPPTPLRQNSLGRPPSSTGRHTDDEGSLRRRAVKPPTGFSPKARNGRDLSCHSSYGSLPREGRDQTPPRAEGSPIHGYTSIEVTNV, encoded by the exons ATGGACCACCACTGGGTGGCCAAGGCCTGGTTAAGCGACATGGGCTTGCCTCAGTACTCCCAGGCCTTTCACAACCACCTCGTAGACGGACGTCTGCTGAACTCCCTCACACGTCGTGACCTTGAACGTCACCTCAACATCACCAAGAAGTTCCACCAGGTCAGCCTGCTGCTGGGCATCGAACTGCTGCACTTACTCAATTTCGACAAGGAG GCGCTGCAGGCTCGCCGGGTACAGTGTGAGCACCAGAACGTGGATCCGTTGGTATGGACCTCTCATCGGGTCATGAAATGGATCAAAGATATTGACCTTAAG GAGTTTGCCGAAAGTCTTCTAAGCAGCGGCGTTCATGGCGCTGTCATGGTGCTTGACCCCACTTTTAACACTGACGCCATGGCAACAGCACTGGGGATCCCCAGCAACAAGCACATGGTTCGCCGACACCTTGTCGAGGAGATGAAAAACCTGATTGGCCCGGCCAG GACGGATGCCAAGCAGGACTACGAGCATCTAAGCCTGGGAACACCTCCAACCCCCCTTCGCCAGAACTCCCTGGGGAGACCGCCGAGCTCCACCGGACGACACACCGATGACGAAGGCTCGCTGAGGAGGAGGGCTGtcaag ccTCCAACAGGGTTCAGCCCCAAAGCCCGCAATGGGCGAGACTTGAGTTGCCATAGCAGCTACGGCTCCCTGCCTCGGGAGGGTCGAGACCAGACTCCGCCCAGAGCCGAGGGAAGCCCGATCCACGGCTACACCAGCATCGAGGTCACCAACGTGTGA